In the Plantibacter sp. Leaf314 genome, TCCTCGCCGCCGCGGCGGGCCTCGCGCACACTCGTGTCACCGGTGGTCGTCTCGTAGGCGAGGAGTCCGCGGACGGCGTTGAGGGTGGAGTGGAAGGAGGAACGGACGGAGTCGCCCTCCTCCGCCTCGCAGTTCCAGCCGCCGTCGGCGAGGCGGTGGGTGGTGAACCAGGCGGCCAGCTGGGTCACGTCCACGCCGAGCCAGGCGCCGCTCGCGAGGGTGAACGCGTTGATGCAGACGTCGACCTCCCCACTCCAGTAGGGCAGGTCGTCGTAGTCCCAGCGACTGTTGGCGGCCAGGCGCGCGGCGGTGTCGGTCAGGACGGCGGCATCCACGCCCCACTCACGGAGGTCCTTGAGCGCCCAGGTGGTCGCGACCCAGGGCTGGCCGGGTTGCTGGGCCTCGGGGCTGTCGAAGAAGCCGGCCGGGAAGAACGCACCGCCCGCCCACTGCCCGTCCGGGTCCTGATGCGCGAGGAGTTCCGCGCCGAACCCGGTGGAGGGGATGCTCGCCCGGGTCGCCTCCCACACCTCGGGCGGTGCCCCGGCGAGGTCCCGTTCGACCTGCCACCGGAGGGCCGGGTCGGCGTCGAGCATCCAGTCGAGCAGCTTCGCGTTGATCGCCATGCGGGAACGCTACTCCTCGTGGGGCGCGGCCGACAGGGTGGTGTCGACCGCGTCCGGCATCGGATCGGACCGTCAACGCGGGGTGGCTTTGATGCCGTTCGGTGGGCCGTCGCGATCGGACGAGGTGCGGAGGACGTCGTAGCGGACGAGCGCGTCGGCCTGTTCGAGGGTGGGTTGCACGCTCATCAGGACGCGTTTCGTCGGATCGATGTCCCACGCGATGACGAAGTAGGCGTCGGACCCCGACCGGTCGCGGCGGCGTTCGATGACCGCCTTCGGGATGACCGGGTCGTTCCGCATGACGAGCCACGTGTTGTGGTCGAGTCGGATCGGACGGGGGCGGGTCATGTATCGAACATACGTTCGAATCTGCGGTGAGGCAAGCCGAGATGCGCCCGGCGCGTCGGCAGTTGGCGGCCGAGAGGGATGTCGTTACCGTTGGCACGTGCGCACGCTTCGGGCAGTCGGGTTCGACCTCGACGGCACCCTGTTCGACCACCGTGGTTCCGCTCGCGACGGGGTGCGCCACTTCCTCCGATCACTGGGCGTCGAACCGTCGTCAGGGGCTCTCGAGTCCTGGTTCACGGCGGAGGACATCCAGTTCGAACGGTGGCGGGTCGGGGAGATCGGTTTCCAGGAGCAGCGACGACAGCGCCTGCGAGCCGTGCTGCCAGCATTGGGCGTCACGCTGCCGACGGACGACGCCGGGCTGGATGCGCTGTTCGACGGCTATCTTCAGGCCTATCGCCGGTCGTGGCGGGCGTTTCCGGACAGCCGAGACCTGATCGACACCCTCCGTGCCAGCGGCTACCGGGTCGGCCTCCTCACGAACGGAACGCAGGCTCAGCAACTCGACAAGCTGCATCGAACCGACCTGTTCGGCGGGTTCGACGCGGTGTGCATTTCCGAACACCTCGGCGTGCAGAAACCGGATCCCCAGGCGTTCATCGCCCTCGCCACGCAGTTGAGCGTCGCGCCGGAAGCGGTCCTGTTCGTCGGCGACCATCAGGCGCACGACGTCGACGGCGCCCGGTCGGCCGGCATGCGCGGGCTACTCGTCGACCGCTCCGCGACACATACGGCGGGGATCGCGGACGTCGTTCGGGGTGCGCTTCGCGCCGGCGTCGAGCCCGCCCGATAGGCCGATGCCGAACGGCTCGGCGACCACACGGAGCAGGCCACGTCATCGGCGAGTTGCTTAACTTTGCTTAACCGCTTGACCACCCTCTTGAGGTCCCGCTACGGTAACCGCGTAACCGATTAACCACTCAACGCAGAGGACGTCATGAACCAACGAGGGTTCCACCAGCCGAACGGCGCATGGGTCGGAGACGTCATCCCGTGGCAAGAGGACGGTGTCTTCCACCTGCTCTACCTGCACGAGTCGCGTCGCGTGCCGAAGATCGGCATGCCGTGGCACCGCGTGACCACCCGGAACCTCGTCGACTTCGACGACCTCGGCGAGGCGCTGGCGTCGGGCGGCCCGTCCGCACCTGACTTCAACATCTACACGGGCAGTGTCGTCCTGGACCCCGACGGCGTCCACCACGTCTTCTACACGGGCCAGCACCCCGACCACCGCGGTGCCGACGGCCTGGCGCTGCAACTGGTCATGCACGCTGTCAGCACCGATGGCATGCGCACCTGGGAGCGCCGGGAGGCCGACACCTTCGGCGCCACCGCCGGATACGAGACCGCCGACTGGCGCGACCCGTTCGTCTTCTGGGACGAGGAGGCCGCCCTCTGGCGGATGCTGATCACCGCCCGCCACGCCGACGGACCCGAGCGCCGCCGAGGCGTGATCGCCCAGTGCACCTCCACCGACCTCTCCACCTGGGAACCCGTCGAGCCGTTCTGGAACC is a window encoding:
- a CDS encoding HAD family hydrolase; amino-acid sequence: MRTLRAVGFDLDGTLFDHRGSARDGVRHFLRSLGVEPSSGALESWFTAEDIQFERWRVGEIGFQEQRRQRLRAVLPALGVTLPTDDAGLDALFDGYLQAYRRSWRAFPDSRDLIDTLRASGYRVGLLTNGTQAQQLDKLHRTDLFGGFDAVCISEHLGVQKPDPQAFIALATQLSVAPEAVLFVGDHQAHDVDGARSAGMRGLLVDRSATHTAGIADVVRGALRAGVEPAR